In one Nicotiana sylvestris chromosome 8, ASM39365v2, whole genome shotgun sequence genomic region, the following are encoded:
- the LOC104233543 gene encoding rop guanine nucleotide exchange factor 14, whose translation MVLMRRRLACCTRDREISIDFDENEKITTYDGLESCILNSQPYDNQSVTSRGDGGITDSLDDDDSSSSSSNNVFGSFSSHWTTMKRDDEWDFSASPQHYYVKEKPAYATQFSDVETMKEKFAKLLLGEDVTGGSKGISTALALSNAITNLAASVFGELWKLEPLAEDRKRKWKREMDWLLSPTNHMIELVPAKQNGSNGQKLEIMTPKARADIHMNLPALQKLDSMLLEALDSMVNTEFWYMEVGSRAEGRSRGAGQSKRWWLPSPQVPISGLSDPERDKLLNQGKLVNQIFKAAKAINENVLSEMPVPTIITDALPKSGRTSLGEELYRILSAESTSVEAMFVALNIRSEHNALEAVNRLEAAILAWKEKIAEHAGGKSPARTSWSFIKDPISELDKVEVLLSRAETLLLQLKIKYPNLPQTFLNVTKIQYGKDVGRSILEAYSRVLLNLAFCILTRIGEILQEDNLSNPNSPAAACHLPGIRILGLSDSPIPSRVRHSLIDQMNKTDERSCDSRHTNASDIDIESAELKISSVTATPSRSRVWCIGREACSSMSAANSP comes from the exons ATGGTACTCATGAGGAGGAGACTTGCCTGCTGTACAAGAGATAGAGAGATTAGCATTGACTTTGATGAAAATGAGA AAATTACAACATATGATGGCCTTGAAAGCTGTATTTTGAACAGTCAGCCATATGACAATCAAAGTGTCACTAGCAGAGGTGACGGAGGTATTACAGATTCCTTGGACGACGATGACTCAAGCAGCAGTTCCAGCAACAATGTTTTTGGATCTTTCTCTTCTCACTGGACAACAATGAAGAGGGATGATGAGTGGGATTTCTCAGCAAGCCCACAACATTACTATGTAAAAGAAAAACCTGCTTATGCAACCCAGTTTTCAGATGTggaaacaatgaaagaaaaattTGCAAAATTGTTACTTGGGGAAGATGTTACTGGAGGAAGCAAGGGGATTTCCACTGCATTAGCACTGTCAAATGCCATTACAAATCTTGCCG CATCAGTGTTTGGAGAGCTCTGGAAATTGGAGCCACTTGCGGAGGATAGGAAGAGGAAATGGAAGAGAGAAATGGATTGGTTGCTCTCTCCTACAAaccatatgattgagttggtcCCTGCTAAACAAAATGGTTCTAATGGCCAGAAATTGGAG ATCATGACTCCAAAAGCTCGTGCGGACATCCATATGAATCTTCCAGCACTTCAGAAGTTGGACTCCATGCTTCTT GAAGCTCTGGATTCAATGGTTAATACCGAGTTTTGGTACATGGAAGTGGGTAGCCGAGCAGAAGGAAGAAGCAGAGGTGCTGGGCAGAGCAAAAGGTGGTGGCTTCCCTCACCCCAGGTACCCATATCTGGGCTCTCTGATCCTGAAAGAGACAAATTGTTGAATCAGGGTAAATTGGTGAATCAAATATTTAAAGCAGCTAAAGCTATCAATGAAAACGTCTTGTCTGAAATGCCTGTTCCAACAATCATTACAGATGCACTTCCAAAG TCTGGCAGGACAAGTCTAGGGGAGGAACTTTACAGGATCCTATCGGCAGAATCAACATCTGTGGAGGCGATGTTCGTGGCCCTTAACATAAGATCTGAACACAATGCCCTTGAAGCTGTTAACAGGTTGGAAGCAGCAATACTTGCCTGGAAAGAGAAAATAGCAGAACATGCTGGTGGAAAATCTCCTGCACGAACATCTTGGTCTTTCATAAAAGATCCAATATCTGAACTGGACAAGGTAGAGGTGTTATTGAGCAGAGCGGAAACTCTTCTGCTGCAGCTCAAGATTAAATATCCAAACCTTCCTCAGACATTCCTCAATGTCACAAAGATCCAATATGGCAAG GATGTTGGACGTTCAATTCTTGAAGCATACTCTCGGGTTCTCTTGAACTTGGCATTCTGCATCCTAACTAGGATAGGAGAAATTCTTCAAGAAGACAACTTGAGCAATCCTAATTCACCCGCGGCTGCATGCCACCTTCCTGGCATAAGAATTCTGGGATTGTCAGATAGTCCTATACCTAGTCGTGTGAGGCATTCATTAATTGATCAGATGAATAAAACTGATGAAAGATCTTGCGATTCTCGCCATACCAATGCTTCCGATATAGACATTGAGTCTGCTGAATTGAAGATCAGTTCGGTAACTGCAACACCAAGCAGAAGTCGAGTGTGGTGCATTGGCAGAGAAGCTTGTAGCAGCATGTCTGCTGCAAATTCACCTTGA
- the LOC104214582 gene encoding uncharacterized protein, translating into MVEIRGMLQQLIGTNGKMQKTLAVHDSAIKNIETQLGQLSMALNNCPEGILPANTNINPEEQNPNQLMAVSLQNRRNLDRDQEVAQSSRETTPATPVPLEVDESTELTELVVEQVQDDKGKAKESKQVAKHVVPLVPQNPNKEKPTSSAQRDLSTVTLTQTCSAVVTKPMAQKMSNPGSFTILCTIGSYAFAKALCDLGASINLIPLAIYTKLGIGRARTILMLLQLADHTVKRSTWILDDVLVQVGKFVFPADFVILDYQVDEEIPIILGRPFLAIGRTLIDCETGELKMRLNDEEVIFNVQQSIRRPSEYANCSLVEVVDVILHEDDEILNAKDPLGACLTNLEEMDGEGLAEWVMALEGQGFWKREPQFEYLELEKRATPPAKPSVEEPPRLELKPLPAHLS; encoded by the exons atggtagaaattaggggtaTGCTTCAACAACTCATTGGAACAAATGGTAAGATGCAGAAAACGTTGGCAGTGCATGACTCAGCAATAAAGAATATTGAAACTCAATTGGGGCAGTTGTCCATGGCCTTAAATAACTGCCCCGAGGGAATATTGCCAGCCAATACGAACATTAACCCCGAGGAGCAAAACCCGAATCAGCTGATGGCAGTAAGTCTCCAGAATAGGAGAAATTTAGACAGGGATCAAGAAGTTGCGCAATCCAGCAGAGAGACTACGCCAGCCACTCCAGTTCCATTGGAGGTAGATGAATCAACAGAACTTACTGAACTGGTGGTTGAACAGGTTCAGGATGATAAGGGTAAGGCTAAAGAGAGTAAACAAGTTGCAAAACATGTGGTACCTCTTGTGCCACAAAACCCCAACAAAGAGAAGCCAACAAGcagtgcacaaagg GACCTGTCCACAGTAACTCTGACACAGACATGCAGTGCAGTAGTGACAAAACCCATGGCTCAAAAGATGTCTAACCCAGGCAGCTTCACTATTCTGTGTACTATTGGGAGTTATGCCTTTGCAAAAGCATTGTGTGACTTAGGAGCCAGCATAAACTTGATTCCTTTGGCAATATATACAAAACTAGGCATTGGTAGAGCTAGAACGATTTTGATGCTGTTGCAACTGGCTGACCACACGGTTAAAAGGTCGACATGGATTCTTGATGATGTGCTGGTACAAGTGGGAAAGTTTGTATTCCCTGCAGACTTTGTTATTCTAGATTACCAGGTAGATGAGGAGATACCCATCATTCTAGGGAGGCCATTCTTAGCCATTGGGAGAACATTGattgattgtgaaactggggaattaaaaatgaggTTGAACGATGAAGAAGTTATATTCAACGTTCAACAATCCATAAGAAGACCCAGTGAATATGCTAATTGCTCCCTAGTGGAGGTAGTGGATGTGATCCTGCATGAAGATGATGAGATCCTGAATGCTAAAGATCCATTGGGAGCTTGCTTGACAAATTTAGAGGAGATGGATGGTGAAGGGTTGGCAGAGTGGGTCATGGCACTCGAAGGCCAAGGATTCTGGAAGAGGGAACCTCAGTTCGAGTACCTTGAGTTAGAAAAGAGAGCTACACCACCGGCAAAACCATCGGTAGAGGAACCACCCCGACTGGAGCTAAAACCGCTTCCAGCTCACCTCAGTTAA